The DNA segment CGTGGATCTGGGCATGTCGCCGCCTTCGAACGCACTGCTCACGGCAGAGCGCCTCACGCAGATGGAGCGCTTTTATCCCCTCAAAGCGTTCGTATGCTCCAACTGCTTTTTAGTGCAGCTCGAAGAGTTCGAATCGCCGCAAGAGATCTTTTCGGACTACGCCTATTTCTCGTCGTATTCGACGACGTGGCTGGAACACTGCAAGCGCTACGCAAACGAAGCGACCGACGAGCTGCGCCTCGGCGCCGGGCACCGGGTCGTCGAGATAGCCAGTAACGACGGTTATCTGCTGCAGTATTTCGTCGAACGCGGCGTGCCGGTCTTAGGCGTCGAGCCCGCCGCCAACGTCGCCGCGACCGCAGTAGCCAAGGGCATTCCAACCGAGGTCGACTTCTTCGGCACGCAGACCGCGCGACGATTATCAGCTTCGCACGGCTCCGCCAACCTCGTCGCCGCCAATAACGTTCTCGCGCACGTACCCGACGTCAACGACTTCGTCGAAGGCGTGAGGATTCTCTTAGCCCCCGGCGGACGCGCGACGTTCGAGTTTCCGCATTTGCTGCGGCTGATGGAGTTCAACCAGTTCGATACGATCTATCACGAGCACTTCTCGTACCTCTCCGCGCTTACGGCGTCGCAAATCTTTCGAAAGCACGCATTGAAGATCGTTCGCGTGCAGCACCTGCCCACGCACGGCGGTTCGCTGCGCGTGTGGGTAGCGCACGAGGCCGAGGGAATCGAACCGGAATCGAGCGTCGATGACGTGCTTCGTGAGGAACGTGCGGGCGGACTCGATCGTCTCGAAACGTACCAAAGGTTCCCCGAGCGCGTCGAGTTCGTCAAGCGCCGGCTTCTCGAGTTTCTCATCCAAGCCCGCGACGACGGCAAGCGCGTGGCCGCGTACGGGGCGGCCGCCAAAGGCACGACGCTCTTCAACTACTGTGGGATCGGTACGGACCTCGTCGATTTCGTCGTCGACCGCAATCCGCACAAGCAGAACAAATTCATGCCGGGATGCCACGTTCCCATCTACGACGTCGAGCGCGTGAAGCAGACGCGGCCGGACTTTCTTTTGGTCTTGCCGTGGAACTTGCGCGAAGAGATCGCCGGGCAGATGGCCCACATTCGCAAGTGGGGCGGAAAGTTCGTCGTGCCGATTCCTGCGATCGAGGTCTTCTAACTAGACGTAGAGCTCCACGTCGACGCCGGCTTTAGCCACCAAGTCGCGGCATTCGCCGGCGTAATTTGGATTCATGAGTAAAGCGCGCGTAACGCCTCTTGAAGGCAGTTGCTCGTAGGACACGATCGGATGGCCGGTCTTGGGAATGAACGCACCGACCTTGTTGGGATTGATGTCTACGACACAATCGACGAGTTTTCGCTCCGGATCGATAAGGTTTGCAAGCGTTACGCCTTTCGCTCCGGCGCCCCATAAGGCCAGTTTCGATCCGGCGGCCAACGATCGGATGCGCTGCTCCACTTCACCGAGCAGCCGCG comes from the Candidatus Baltobacteraceae bacterium genome and includes:
- a CDS encoding class I SAM-dependent methyltransferase, translated to MIAPVCRFCASSLDQVFVDLGMSPPSNALLTAERLTQMERFYPLKAFVCSNCFLVQLEEFESPQEIFSDYAYFSSYSTTWLEHCKRYANEATDELRLGAGHRVVEIASNDGYLLQYFVERGVPVLGVEPAANVAATAVAKGIPTEVDFFGTQTARRLSASHGSANLVAANNVLAHVPDVNDFVEGVRILLAPGGRATFEFPHLLRLMEFNQFDTIYHEHFSYLSALTASQIFRKHALKIVRVQHLPTHGGSLRVWVAHEAEGIEPESSVDDVLREERAGGLDRLETYQRFPERVEFVKRRLLEFLIQARDDGKRVAAYGAAAKGTTLFNYCGIGTDLVDFVVDRNPHKQNKFMPGCHVPIYDVERVKQTRPDFLLVLPWNLREEIAGQMAHIRKWGGKFVVPIPAIEVF